The region GAATCCCAAGACGGTAGTCTTAGCTGTCGCAAAAATTGTCGCAACACCATCTGCGGCAGTTGCGCGATGACGATTAATGGTCGTTCTGCCCTTGCCTGTCAGCAAAGTATTCTTGCCGAGCTAGCCAACAGCCCTGTGCCCAACCAAATTGCGATCGCCCCCTTGGGGAATTTGCCAGTCCTCAAAGACCTTGTCGTTGACATGAGCGATTTTTGGCAAAAACTTTCAGCCGTCAATCCCTATGTGAGTACAGCAGCACGGCAAGTGCCTGAGCGAGAGTTTCTCCAATCCCCCAGCGATCGCGCCAAGCTCAATGCCTCGGGCAACTGTATCCTCTGTGGTGCCTGCTACGGTGCCTGCAATGCCGTGGAAGTGAATCCCGCCTTTGTCGGTCCCCATGCCCTTGCCAAAGCCGCTCGCCTTGTGGCTGATACCCGCGATAGCGACACTGACCAACGCCTAGACCAATACAACACCGCCACCAGTGGCGTGTGGGGCTGTACCCGCTGTTTTAAT is a window of Thermosynechococcus vestitus BP-1 DNA encoding:
- a CDS encoding succinate dehydrogenase/fumarate reductase iron-sulfur subunit; the encoded protein is MTIQLRIRRQGPDKNAYWQTFELEIDPSLTILDALIQIKESQDGSLSCRKNCRNTICGSCAMTINGRSALACQQSILAELANSPVPNQIAIAPLGNLPVLKDLVVDMSDFWQKLSAVNPYVSTAARQVPEREFLQSPSDRAKLNASGNCILCGACYGACNAVEVNPAFVGPHALAKAARLVADTRDSDTDQRLDQYNTATSGVWGCTRCFNCNTVCPVGVQPLDRISEIKQAILARSGEATHNQDRPLRHRQVLLELVKEGGWVDERQFGLRVVGNGFRDVGGVMSLVPLGWRLLRRGKFPLRFEKSAGQAQIKAVVTALQQKQPYSKIEAKKKGMKC